From the genome of Ptychodera flava strain L36383 chromosome 22, AS_Pfla_20210202, whole genome shotgun sequence, one region includes:
- the LOC139122713 gene encoding zinc finger MIZ domain-containing protein 1-like isoform X11, whose protein sequence is MYHQGDLLSSLPSPAMDRHIQQTNDRLQCIKHHLENPATFQSAAQELYEWCTDKRAFQRPFEQSLMDCLTVVSRVAAQQGYDLDLGYRLLAMCAAHRDKFSPKSAAMLSLWCEDLGRLLLLRHQKNRTPESGKSGPMHAQMKQPLPPVPPSDSSVAWQQQQQQPQSLSVVTTVWGSVQPNNTNPMNNNSLTPGGTNTTTSMSNQFPQQTHPFTAAATNSQKQFNPQGVGYQNRREPPVPYGRGSSGYMQGPNNSAQGPGSANNQFPEPAAAAAAAAVAAAAATATATATATVTALKGQQQEQQQQQQQQQQQQGDYGSQMRQPGYNAQYPGPNQQGPMPGNFSKNQFYGPQQMGQRQPCPQQYPMKRPNPSQPGYPQQYAGNRPYIPPQQLQHMHHQPMPTSYQKAPPQPGYGPNPQPMPSPNYPGQRPRTAPGNFGNQPSQYYGPGNYNSGQQIGPSYPQQQQPQNYPQNFNQQGARNSMNYQMPISSGNPTPPMGPTSQAMQSPQYISPPPPGPDVKFPPDIKPPVMPPIENEMRLTFPVRDGVVLTPFRLEHNLAVSNHVFHLRQSVHQTLMWRSDLELQFKCYHHEDRQMHTNWPASVAVSVNANPLGIERGENKTSHKPLYLKEVCQPGRNTIQITVSACCCSHLFVLQLVHRPTVRSVLQGLLRKRLLPAEHCITKIKRNFTSVAASSNSTLNGEDGVEQTAIKVSLKDPITFRRITLPARGHDCKHIQCFDLESYLQLNCERGSWRCPVCNKTALLEGLEVDQFMWGILTAVQSADFEEVTIDASAAWKPVPLKPEIKDEESDPCQQATKRFKGSTMSPGGMTMPNPHNFDPMGHLSLSLHAQGGPEYNPGPGSVPMGSAGGQSVPRGPSPGGPQYAGSYEQFNSPNPNHPPQGPMPPSGYVNGPQPQPNSFSNMPGRPPLSHFDDGIASSDLVSVEKQINPSIQPQMRRPRSNTGTQPLRHPPDMPIPSPQQPLTPQQVHQVQQQQSVQQQQQQQQQQQQQQQQQQQQQQQQANGPRTPQTPQAQHQNPGSIQNPHTPQPSSQASQQQQQQQQQQQQQQSQQNQQPHTPLTPHTPQSNQPPQPQQSQSQQQPPASHGLGSNQPGGTNSNPGSNAGSSANNSGNTPVDNPTNDLGFDPGIVIDNSEGHEGLDLLPENVVDPNELLSYLGPPDLPNNSDNNDDLLSLFDS, encoded by the exons CTATGCTGTCTTTATGGTGTGAAGACTTGGGAAGATTATTGTTATTACGGCATCAGAAAAACCGAACTCCAGAGTCGGGGAAAAGCGGCCCGATGCATGCCCAGATGAAACAGCCCCTGCCACCTGTTCCACCAAG TGATTCGTCAGTGGCATggcaacagcagcagcaacaaccaCAGTCATTAAGTGTGGTTACCACGGTATGGGGATCAGTGCAGCCTAACAACACAAACCCAATGAACAACAATTCACTTACACCGGGAG GCACAAATACCACCACCAGTATGTCCAACCAGTTCCCTCAGCAGACACATCCATTTACCGCAGCAGCgacaaactcacaaaaacagTTTAATCCGCAAGGGGTCGGCTACCAGAACCGGAGGGAACCACCAGTTCCATATGGCAGGGGATCAAG TGGTTACATGCAGGGGCCAAACAATTCTGCCCAGGGACCCGGCTCTGCCAACAACCAGTTCCCCGAACCGGCAGCAGCAGCGGCGGCTGCGGCTGTCGCAGCTGCTGCAGCCACGGCTACAGCCACCGCCACTGCGACGGTCACTGCGCTGAAGGGTCAACAGCAagaacaacagcagcagcagcagcaacaacagcaacagcaaGGGGACTATGGTAGCCAG ATGCGGCAACCCGGCTACAATGCACAGTATCCCGGTCCCAATCAACAAGGTCCCATGCCGGGAAATTTCTCAAAGAATCAGTTTTATGGACCACAGCAAATGGGCCAGAGACAACCATGCCCACAACAGTACCCAATGAAAAGACCCAATCCTTCCCAACCAGGCTATCCCCAGCAG TATGCCGGAAATCGTCCGTACATACCGCCGCAACAACTACAACACATGCACCACCAGCCGATGCCAACCTCATATCAGAAGGCTCCACCTCAGCCAGGCTATGGCCCAAACCCACAACCCATGCCCTCGCCAAACTACCCTGGTCAGAGACCCAGAACTGCGCCCGGAAACTTTGGCAACCAACCCAGCCAGTACTATGGACCAGGTAACTATAACAGTGGACAGCAGATTGGGCCGTCGTACCCGCAGCAACAACAACCACAGAACTAcccacaaaatttcaaccag CAGGGTGCAAGAAACAGCATGAACTACCAAATGCCGATTTCATCAGGCAACCCGACGCCGCCGATGGGACCCACCTCCCAGGCAATGCAGTCACCGCAGTACATATCACCACCTCCACCAGGTCCCGATGTGAAATTCCCGCCCGATATAAAACCGCCAGTCATGCCAC CTATTGAAAACGAGATGCGATTAACGTTTCCAGTCCGTGATGGGGTTGTTTTGACACCGTTTCGTCTAGAGCACAATCTTGCAGTCAGTAATCACGTCTTCCACCTGAGACAATCAGTTCACCAGACGTTAATGTGGAG GTCGGACTTAGAGTTACAGTTTAAATGTTACCACCACGAAGACAGACAGATGCACACAAACTGGCCAGCATCTGTAGCTGTCAGTGTCAACGCCAACCCACTTGGTATCGAGAGAGGGGAAAACAAAACATCTCACAAGCCTTTATACTTAAAGGAAGTTTGTCAACCGGGCCGAAACACCATTCAAATTACCGTGTCTGCATGCTGTTGT TCACATCTCTTTGTACTTCAGTTGGTTCACCGACCAACCGTTCGTTCAGTACTGCAGGGTTTACTTCGGAAACGGCTCCTACCTGCCGaacattgtatcacaaaaa TCAAGCGTAACTTCACAAGCGTGGCAGCATCAAGCAACAGTACACTAAACGGCGAGGATGGCGTGGAGCAAACAGCAATTAAAGTTTCACTGAAAGATCCCATCACGTTCCGACGGATTACACTGCCAGCGAGGGGCCATGACTGCAAACATATCCAGTGCTTTGATCTGGAATCCTACTTACAACTGAACTGTGAGAGGGGTTCGTGGAGGTGTCCTGTGTGCAA CAAAACTGCCCTTCTTGAGGGGCTTGAGGTTGATCAGTTCATGTGGGGTATCCTGACGGCAGTCCAGTCGGCAGATTTTGAAGAAGTGACGATCGACGCCTCGGCAGCTTGGAAACCAGTACCGCTCAAACCGGAGATCAAAGATGAAGAAAGTG ATCCTTGTCAGCAAGCAACCAAAAGATTCAAGGGTAGTACAATGTCACCAGGAGGCATGACAATGCCAAACCCACACAACTTTGATCCAATGGGACACCTTTCACTCTCCTTACATGCACAGGGAGGACCAGAGTACAACCCAG GTCCAGGGTCTGTTCCTATGGGAAGCGCCGGAGGGCAGTCTGTGCCCCGGGGTCCCAGCCCAGGTGGGCCGCAGTACGCTGGCAGTTATGAACAGTTTAACAGTCCCAACCCGAACCATCCGCCACAAGGTCCAATGCCGCCTTCCGGTTATGTCAACGGTCCTCAGCCGCAGCCAAACTCCTTCAGCAACATGCCAGGAAGGCCCCCACTATCGCATTTCGATGACGGAATCGCAAGTAGCGATTTAGTGTCGGTGGAAAAGCAGATAAACCCAAGCATACAGCCACAG ATGAGGCGTCCAAGGAGTAATACAGGCACTCAGCCTCTGCGGCATCCTCCGGATATGCCTATTCCATCACCCCAGCAGCCACTGACACCCCAGCAGGTCCATCAAGTACAACAGCAACAATCTGtccaacagcaacaacaacaacagcagcaacaacaacagcagcagcaacaacaacagcagcagcaacaacagcaaGCCAACGGTCCGCGCACGCCCCAAACTCCACAGGCCCAGCATCAAAACCCTGGCAGTATTCAGAATCCACACACACCGCAGCCGAGCTCGCAAGCTTCacagcaacaacagcagcagcagcaacagcagcagcagcaacagagcCAGCAGAATCAGCAGCCGCACACTCCGTTGACTCCCCACACGCCGCAATCAAACCAACCGCCCCAGCCACAGCAGTCGCAGTCACAACAGCAACCGCCAGCGAGCCACGGGCTGGGCAGCAACCAGCCAGGTGGCACCAACAGCAACCCAGGCAGCAATGCTGGGAGCAGTGCTAACAACAGCGGAAACACACCCGTGGACAACCCTACCAATGACCTTGGATTTGACCCTGGCATAGTCATTGACAATAGTGAAGGACATGAGGGCTTAGAT TTGCTTCCAGAGAATGTTGTGGATCCAAATGAACTGTTGTCATACCTTGGACCACCTGATTTACCGAATAACAGCGACAACAATGACGATCTACTCTCATTGTTTGATTCATAA
- the LOC139122713 gene encoding zinc finger MIZ domain-containing protein 1-like isoform X8 — protein sequence MYHQGDLLSSLPSPAMDRHIQQTNDRLQCIKHHLENPATFQSAAQELYEWCTDKRAFQRPFEQSLMDCLTVVSRVAAQQGYDLDLGYRLLAMCAAHRDKFSPKSAAMLSLWCEDLGRLLLLRHQKNRTPESGKSGPMHAQMKQPLPPVPPSDSSVAWQQQQQQPQSLSVVTTVWGSVQPNNTNPMNNNSLTPGGTNTTTSMSNQFPQQTHPFTAAATNSQKQFNPQGVGYQNRREPPVPYGRGSSGYMQGPNNSAQGPGSANNQFPEPAAAAAAAAVAAAAATATATATATVTALKGQQQEQQQQQQQQQQQQGDYGSQMRQPGYNAQYPGPNQQGPMPGNFSKNQFYGPQQMGQRQPCPQQYPMKRPNPSQPGYPQQYAGNRPYIPPQQLQHMHHQPMPTSYQKAPPQPGYGPNPQPMPSPNYPGQRPRTAPGNFGNQPSQYYGPGNYNSGQQIGPSYPQQQQPQNYPQNFNQQGARNSMNYQMPISSGNPTPPMGPTSQAMQSPQYISPPPPGPDVKFPPDIKPPVMPPIENEMRLTFPVRDGVVLTPFRLEHNLAVSNHVFHLRQSVHQTLMWRSDLELQFKCYHHEDRQMHTNWPASVAVSVNANPLGIERGENKTSHKPLYLKEVCQPGRNTIQITVSACCCSHLFVLQLVHRPTVRSVLQGLLRKRLLPAEHCITKIKRNFTSVAASSNSTLNGEDGVEQTAIKVSLKDPITFRRITLPARGHDCKHIQCFDLESYLQLNCERGSWRCPVCNKTALLEGLEVDQFMWGILTAVQSADFEEVTIDASAAWKPVPLKPEIKDEESDPCQQATKRFKGSTMSPGGMTMPNPHNFDPMGHLSLSLHAQGGPEYNPGPGNYDFNFPNLGPGSVPMGSAGGQSVPRGPSPGGPQYAGSYEQFNSPNPNHPPQGPMPPSGYVNGPQPQPNSFSNMPGRPPLSHFDDGIASSDLVSVEKQINPSIQPQMRRPRSNTGTQPLRHPPDMPIPSPQQPLTPQQVHQVQQQQSVQQQQQQQQQQQQQQQQQQQQQQQQANGPRTPQTPQAQHQNPGSIQNPHTPQPSSQASQQQQQQQQQQQQQQSQQNQQPHTPLTPHTPQSNQPPQPQQSQSQQQPPASHGLGSNQPGGTNSNPGSNAGSSANNSGNTPVDNPTNDLGFDPGIVIDNSEGHEGLDLLPENVVDPNELLSYLGPPDLPNNSDNNDDLLSLFDS from the exons CTATGCTGTCTTTATGGTGTGAAGACTTGGGAAGATTATTGTTATTACGGCATCAGAAAAACCGAACTCCAGAGTCGGGGAAAAGCGGCCCGATGCATGCCCAGATGAAACAGCCCCTGCCACCTGTTCCACCAAG TGATTCGTCAGTGGCATggcaacagcagcagcaacaaccaCAGTCATTAAGTGTGGTTACCACGGTATGGGGATCAGTGCAGCCTAACAACACAAACCCAATGAACAACAATTCACTTACACCGGGAG GCACAAATACCACCACCAGTATGTCCAACCAGTTCCCTCAGCAGACACATCCATTTACCGCAGCAGCgacaaactcacaaaaacagTTTAATCCGCAAGGGGTCGGCTACCAGAACCGGAGGGAACCACCAGTTCCATATGGCAGGGGATCAAG TGGTTACATGCAGGGGCCAAACAATTCTGCCCAGGGACCCGGCTCTGCCAACAACCAGTTCCCCGAACCGGCAGCAGCAGCGGCGGCTGCGGCTGTCGCAGCTGCTGCAGCCACGGCTACAGCCACCGCCACTGCGACGGTCACTGCGCTGAAGGGTCAACAGCAagaacaacagcagcagcagcagcaacaacagcaacagcaaGGGGACTATGGTAGCCAG ATGCGGCAACCCGGCTACAATGCACAGTATCCCGGTCCCAATCAACAAGGTCCCATGCCGGGAAATTTCTCAAAGAATCAGTTTTATGGACCACAGCAAATGGGCCAGAGACAACCATGCCCACAACAGTACCCAATGAAAAGACCCAATCCTTCCCAACCAGGCTATCCCCAGCAG TATGCCGGAAATCGTCCGTACATACCGCCGCAACAACTACAACACATGCACCACCAGCCGATGCCAACCTCATATCAGAAGGCTCCACCTCAGCCAGGCTATGGCCCAAACCCACAACCCATGCCCTCGCCAAACTACCCTGGTCAGAGACCCAGAACTGCGCCCGGAAACTTTGGCAACCAACCCAGCCAGTACTATGGACCAGGTAACTATAACAGTGGACAGCAGATTGGGCCGTCGTACCCGCAGCAACAACAACCACAGAACTAcccacaaaatttcaaccag CAGGGTGCAAGAAACAGCATGAACTACCAAATGCCGATTTCATCAGGCAACCCGACGCCGCCGATGGGACCCACCTCCCAGGCAATGCAGTCACCGCAGTACATATCACCACCTCCACCAGGTCCCGATGTGAAATTCCCGCCCGATATAAAACCGCCAGTCATGCCAC CTATTGAAAACGAGATGCGATTAACGTTTCCAGTCCGTGATGGGGTTGTTTTGACACCGTTTCGTCTAGAGCACAATCTTGCAGTCAGTAATCACGTCTTCCACCTGAGACAATCAGTTCACCAGACGTTAATGTGGAG GTCGGACTTAGAGTTACAGTTTAAATGTTACCACCACGAAGACAGACAGATGCACACAAACTGGCCAGCATCTGTAGCTGTCAGTGTCAACGCCAACCCACTTGGTATCGAGAGAGGGGAAAACAAAACATCTCACAAGCCTTTATACTTAAAGGAAGTTTGTCAACCGGGCCGAAACACCATTCAAATTACCGTGTCTGCATGCTGTTGT TCACATCTCTTTGTACTTCAGTTGGTTCACCGACCAACCGTTCGTTCAGTACTGCAGGGTTTACTTCGGAAACGGCTCCTACCTGCCGaacattgtatcacaaaaa TCAAGCGTAACTTCACAAGCGTGGCAGCATCAAGCAACAGTACACTAAACGGCGAGGATGGCGTGGAGCAAACAGCAATTAAAGTTTCACTGAAAGATCCCATCACGTTCCGACGGATTACACTGCCAGCGAGGGGCCATGACTGCAAACATATCCAGTGCTTTGATCTGGAATCCTACTTACAACTGAACTGTGAGAGGGGTTCGTGGAGGTGTCCTGTGTGCAA CAAAACTGCCCTTCTTGAGGGGCTTGAGGTTGATCAGTTCATGTGGGGTATCCTGACGGCAGTCCAGTCGGCAGATTTTGAAGAAGTGACGATCGACGCCTCGGCAGCTTGGAAACCAGTACCGCTCAAACCGGAGATCAAAGATGAAGAAAGTG ATCCTTGTCAGCAAGCAACCAAAAGATTCAAGGGTAGTACAATGTCACCAGGAGGCATGACAATGCCAAACCCACACAACTTTGATCCAATGGGACACCTTTCACTCTCCTTACATGCACAGGGAGGACCAGAGTACAACCCAG GGCCAGGCAattatgatttcaattttcccAACTTAGGTCCAGGGTCTGTTCCTATGGGAAGCGCCGGAGGGCAGTCTGTGCCCCGGGGTCCCAGCCCAGGTGGGCCGCAGTACGCTGGCAGTTATGAACAGTTTAACAGTCCCAACCCGAACCATCCGCCACAAGGTCCAATGCCGCCTTCCGGTTATGTCAACGGTCCTCAGCCGCAGCCAAACTCCTTCAGCAACATGCCAGGAAGGCCCCCACTATCGCATTTCGATGACGGAATCGCAAGTAGCGATTTAGTGTCGGTGGAAAAGCAGATAAACCCAAGCATACAGCCACAG ATGAGGCGTCCAAGGAGTAATACAGGCACTCAGCCTCTGCGGCATCCTCCGGATATGCCTATTCCATCACCCCAGCAGCCACTGACACCCCAGCAGGTCCATCAAGTACAACAGCAACAATCTGtccaacagcaacaacaacaacagcagcaacaacaacagcagcagcaacaacaacagcagcagcaacaacagcaaGCCAACGGTCCGCGCACGCCCCAAACTCCACAGGCCCAGCATCAAAACCCTGGCAGTATTCAGAATCCACACACACCGCAGCCGAGCTCGCAAGCTTCacagcaacaacagcagcagcagcaacagcagcagcagcaacagagcCAGCAGAATCAGCAGCCGCACACTCCGTTGACTCCCCACACGCCGCAATCAAACCAACCGCCCCAGCCACAGCAGTCGCAGTCACAACAGCAACCGCCAGCGAGCCACGGGCTGGGCAGCAACCAGCCAGGTGGCACCAACAGCAACCCAGGCAGCAATGCTGGGAGCAGTGCTAACAACAGCGGAAACACACCCGTGGACAACCCTACCAATGACCTTGGATTTGACCCTGGCATAGTCATTGACAATAGTGAAGGACATGAGGGCTTAGAT TTGCTTCCAGAGAATGTTGTGGATCCAAATGAACTGTTGTCATACCTTGGACCACCTGATTTACCGAATAACAGCGACAACAATGACGATCTACTCTCATTGTTTGATTCATAA
- the LOC139122713 gene encoding zinc finger MIZ domain-containing protein 1-like isoform X2 — MYHQGDLLSSLPSPAMDRHIQQTNDRLQCIKHYDFSSFAQHLENPATFQSAAQELYEWCTDKRAFQRPFEQSLMDCLTVVSRVAAQQGYDLDLGYRLLAMCAAHRDKFSPKSAAMLSLWCEDLGRLLLLRHQKNRTPESGKSGPMHAQMKQPLPPVPPSDSSVAWQQQQQQPQSLSVVTTVWGSVQPNNTNPMNNNSLTPGGTNTTTSMSNQFPQQTHPFTAAATNSQKQFNPQGVGYQNRREPPVPYGRGSRADLMQFMHEGFDSGYMQGPNNSAQGPGSANNQFPEPAAAAAAAAVAAAAATATATATATVTALKGQQQEQQQQQQQQQQQQGDYGSQMRQPGYNAQYPGPNQQGPMPGNFSKNQFYGPQQMGQRQPCPQQYPMKRPNPSQPGYPQQYAGNRPYIPPQQLQHMHHQPMPTSYQKAPPQPGYGPNPQPMPSPNYPGQRPRTAPGNFGNQPSQYYGPGNYNSGQQIGPSYPQQQQPQNYPQNFNQGARNSMNYQMPISSGNPTPPMGPTSQAMQSPQYISPPPPGPDVKFPPDIKPPVMPPIENEMRLTFPVRDGVVLTPFRLEHNLAVSNHVFHLRQSVHQTLMWRSDLELQFKCYHHEDRQMHTNWPASVAVSVNANPLGIERGENKTSHKPLYLKEVCQPGRNTIQITVSACCCSHLFVLQLVHRPTVRSVLQGLLRKRLLPAEHCITKIKRNFTSVAASSNSTLNGEDGVEQTAIKVSLKDPITFRRITLPARGHDCKHIQCFDLESYLQLNCERGSWRCPVCNKTALLEGLEVDQFMWGILTAVQSADFEEVTIDASAAWKPVPLKPEIKDEESDPCQQATKRFKGSTMSPGGMTMPNPHNFDPMGHLSLSLHAQGGPEYNPGPGNYDFNFPNLGPGSVPMGSAGGQSVPRGPSPGGPQYAGSYEQFNSPNPNHPPQGPMPPSGYVNGPQPQPNSFSNMPGRPPLSHFDDGIASSDLVSVEKQINPSIQPQMRRPRSNTGTQPLRHPPDMPIPSPQQPLTPQQVHQVQQQQSVQQQQQQQQQQQQQQQQQQQQQQQQANGPRTPQTPQAQHQNPGSIQNPHTPQPSSQASQQQQQQQQQQQQQQSQQNQQPHTPLTPHTPQSNQPPQPQQSQSQQQPPASHGLGSNQPGGTNSNPGSNAGSSANNSGNTPVDNPTNDLGFDPGIVIDNSEGHEGLDLLPENVVDPNELLSYLGPPDLPNNSDNNDDLLSLFDS; from the exons CTATGCTGTCTTTATGGTGTGAAGACTTGGGAAGATTATTGTTATTACGGCATCAGAAAAACCGAACTCCAGAGTCGGGGAAAAGCGGCCCGATGCATGCCCAGATGAAACAGCCCCTGCCACCTGTTCCACCAAG TGATTCGTCAGTGGCATggcaacagcagcagcaacaaccaCAGTCATTAAGTGTGGTTACCACGGTATGGGGATCAGTGCAGCCTAACAACACAAACCCAATGAACAACAATTCACTTACACCGGGAG GCACAAATACCACCACCAGTATGTCCAACCAGTTCCCTCAGCAGACACATCCATTTACCGCAGCAGCgacaaactcacaaaaacagTTTAATCCGCAAGGGGTCGGCTACCAGAACCGGAGGGAACCACCAGTTCCATATGGCAGGGGATCAAG GGCGGATCTGATGCAGTTTATGCATGAAGGCTTTGACAG TGGTTACATGCAGGGGCCAAACAATTCTGCCCAGGGACCCGGCTCTGCCAACAACCAGTTCCCCGAACCGGCAGCAGCAGCGGCGGCTGCGGCTGTCGCAGCTGCTGCAGCCACGGCTACAGCCACCGCCACTGCGACGGTCACTGCGCTGAAGGGTCAACAGCAagaacaacagcagcagcagcagcaacaacagcaacagcaaGGGGACTATGGTAGCCAG ATGCGGCAACCCGGCTACAATGCACAGTATCCCGGTCCCAATCAACAAGGTCCCATGCCGGGAAATTTCTCAAAGAATCAGTTTTATGGACCACAGCAAATGGGCCAGAGACAACCATGCCCACAACAGTACCCAATGAAAAGACCCAATCCTTCCCAACCAGGCTATCCCCAGCAG TATGCCGGAAATCGTCCGTACATACCGCCGCAACAACTACAACACATGCACCACCAGCCGATGCCAACCTCATATCAGAAGGCTCCACCTCAGCCAGGCTATGGCCCAAACCCACAACCCATGCCCTCGCCAAACTACCCTGGTCAGAGACCCAGAACTGCGCCCGGAAACTTTGGCAACCAACCCAGCCAGTACTATGGACCAGGTAACTATAACAGTGGACAGCAGATTGGGCCGTCGTACCCGCAGCAACAACAACCACAGAACTAcccacaaaatttcaaccag GGTGCAAGAAACAGCATGAACTACCAAATGCCGATTTCATCAGGCAACCCGACGCCGCCGATGGGACCCACCTCCCAGGCAATGCAGTCACCGCAGTACATATCACCACCTCCACCAGGTCCCGATGTGAAATTCCCGCCCGATATAAAACCGCCAGTCATGCCAC CTATTGAAAACGAGATGCGATTAACGTTTCCAGTCCGTGATGGGGTTGTTTTGACACCGTTTCGTCTAGAGCACAATCTTGCAGTCAGTAATCACGTCTTCCACCTGAGACAATCAGTTCACCAGACGTTAATGTGGAG GTCGGACTTAGAGTTACAGTTTAAATGTTACCACCACGAAGACAGACAGATGCACACAAACTGGCCAGCATCTGTAGCTGTCAGTGTCAACGCCAACCCACTTGGTATCGAGAGAGGGGAAAACAAAACATCTCACAAGCCTTTATACTTAAAGGAAGTTTGTCAACCGGGCCGAAACACCATTCAAATTACCGTGTCTGCATGCTGTTGT TCACATCTCTTTGTACTTCAGTTGGTTCACCGACCAACCGTTCGTTCAGTACTGCAGGGTTTACTTCGGAAACGGCTCCTACCTGCCGaacattgtatcacaaaaa TCAAGCGTAACTTCACAAGCGTGGCAGCATCAAGCAACAGTACACTAAACGGCGAGGATGGCGTGGAGCAAACAGCAATTAAAGTTTCACTGAAAGATCCCATCACGTTCCGACGGATTACACTGCCAGCGAGGGGCCATGACTGCAAACATATCCAGTGCTTTGATCTGGAATCCTACTTACAACTGAACTGTGAGAGGGGTTCGTGGAGGTGTCCTGTGTGCAA CAAAACTGCCCTTCTTGAGGGGCTTGAGGTTGATCAGTTCATGTGGGGTATCCTGACGGCAGTCCAGTCGGCAGATTTTGAAGAAGTGACGATCGACGCCTCGGCAGCTTGGAAACCAGTACCGCTCAAACCGGAGATCAAAGATGAAGAAAGTG ATCCTTGTCAGCAAGCAACCAAAAGATTCAAGGGTAGTACAATGTCACCAGGAGGCATGACAATGCCAAACCCACACAACTTTGATCCAATGGGACACCTTTCACTCTCCTTACATGCACAGGGAGGACCAGAGTACAACCCAG GGCCAGGCAattatgatttcaattttcccAACTTAGGTCCAGGGTCTGTTCCTATGGGAAGCGCCGGAGGGCAGTCTGTGCCCCGGGGTCCCAGCCCAGGTGGGCCGCAGTACGCTGGCAGTTATGAACAGTTTAACAGTCCCAACCCGAACCATCCGCCACAAGGTCCAATGCCGCCTTCCGGTTATGTCAACGGTCCTCAGCCGCAGCCAAACTCCTTCAGCAACATGCCAGGAAGGCCCCCACTATCGCATTTCGATGACGGAATCGCAAGTAGCGATTTAGTGTCGGTGGAAAAGCAGATAAACCCAAGCATACAGCCACAG ATGAGGCGTCCAAGGAGTAATACAGGCACTCAGCCTCTGCGGCATCCTCCGGATATGCCTATTCCATCACCCCAGCAGCCACTGACACCCCAGCAGGTCCATCAAGTACAACAGCAACAATCTGtccaacagcaacaacaacaacagcagcaacaacaacagcagcagcaacaacaacagcagcagcaacaacagcaaGCCAACGGTCCGCGCACGCCCCAAACTCCACAGGCCCAGCATCAAAACCCTGGCAGTATTCAGAATCCACACACACCGCAGCCGAGCTCGCAAGCTTCacagcaacaacagcagcagcagcaacagcagcagcagcaacagagcCAGCAGAATCAGCAGCCGCACACTCCGTTGACTCCCCACACGCCGCAATCAAACCAACCGCCCCAGCCACAGCAGTCGCAGTCACAACAGCAACCGCCAGCGAGCCACGGGCTGGGCAGCAACCAGCCAGGTGGCACCAACAGCAACCCAGGCAGCAATGCTGGGAGCAGTGCTAACAACAGCGGAAACACACCCGTGGACAACCCTACCAATGACCTTGGATTTGACCCTGGCATAGTCATTGACAATAGTGAAGGACATGAGGGCTTAGAT TTGCTTCCAGAGAATGTTGTGGATCCAAATGAACTGTTGTCATACCTTGGACCACCTGATTTACCGAATAACAGCGACAACAATGACGATCTACTCTCATTGTTTGATTCATAA